From a single Streptomyces sp. 1331.2 genomic region:
- a CDS encoding elongation factor G-like protein EF-G2, with translation MPDRSTARAGQAPAVTGPRDLRNVVLIGSSGVGKTTLAESLALAAGATGRAGRVTDGTTVSDHEDIEHQQQRSVQLSLLPLEWKGVKINLLDPPGHPDFTADLRAALHAADAAVFVVSATDPVTAPTRALWRECAAEGIPRAVAVAKLDLARTSFDDILTACHDAFDLGPDTLRPLFLPVLHDGRPDGSVDLLTGDTYGDASPLPETGPAHDSLVEAISGQDDTLMERYLAGDTLDTDSLEAGLRREVLACALHPAVPTSENGLGATELLDLIAHTFPDPTERTRPAPDCDPDAPLAAQVVRITGDAYVGRISLLRLYAGTLRPDTKIHLLGPAHTAGQDGDERVTALTSPFGKLQRPVPHAVAGDLVCAAKLTTARAGDTVHDPGHPVELDGWTLPEPLLPIAVEAHSKADDDKLSQALTRLSAEDPALRLEQNPDTHQLVLWCTGEAHAEVVLDRLRTRHGVHVDTVEPKVALRETFGTAAAGHGRLVKQSGGHGQYAICDLEVEPLPAGSGFEFQEHVVGGAVPKHFIPSVEKGVRAQLAKGIATGHPLVDVRVTLTDGKAHSVDSSDASFQNAAALALRDAAEHAVIRLLEPVAAVSVLLPDDYLGAVLGDLSARRGRVLGTETGGHGLTLLRAEVPELELVRYPVDLRSLTHGTAEFSRAYLRHEPMPAALAERYTD, from the coding sequence ATGCCCGACCGCAGCACGGCACGAGCCGGCCAGGCACCCGCCGTCACCGGCCCCCGGGACCTGCGCAACGTCGTCCTGATCGGTTCCAGCGGTGTGGGCAAGACCACCCTCGCCGAATCCCTCGCCCTCGCCGCCGGCGCCACCGGCCGGGCCGGCCGCGTCACCGACGGCACCACCGTCTCCGACCACGAGGACATCGAGCACCAGCAGCAGCGTTCCGTCCAGCTCTCGCTGCTCCCGCTCGAATGGAAGGGCGTCAAGATCAACCTGCTCGACCCGCCCGGCCACCCCGACTTCACCGCCGACCTGCGCGCCGCCCTGCACGCCGCCGACGCCGCCGTCTTCGTCGTCTCCGCCACCGACCCGGTCACCGCCCCCACCCGCGCCCTGTGGCGCGAGTGCGCCGCCGAGGGCATCCCCCGCGCCGTCGCCGTCGCCAAACTCGACCTCGCCCGCACGAGCTTCGACGACATCCTCACCGCCTGCCACGACGCCTTCGACCTGGGCCCCGACACCCTCCGCCCGCTCTTCCTGCCCGTCCTCCACGACGGCCGGCCCGACGGCAGCGTCGACCTGCTCACCGGCGACACCTACGGCGACGCCAGCCCGCTCCCCGAGACCGGCCCCGCCCACGACAGCCTCGTCGAGGCCATCTCCGGCCAGGACGACACCCTCATGGAGCGCTACCTCGCCGGCGACACCCTCGACACCGACTCCCTCGAAGCCGGCCTGCGCCGCGAAGTCCTCGCCTGCGCCCTCCACCCCGCCGTCCCCACCAGCGAGAACGGCCTGGGCGCGACCGAACTCCTCGACCTCATCGCGCACACCTTCCCCGACCCCACCGAACGCACCCGCCCGGCCCCCGACTGCGACCCCGACGCCCCGCTCGCCGCCCAGGTCGTCCGCATCACCGGCGACGCCTACGTCGGCCGGATCAGCCTGCTGCGCCTGTACGCCGGCACCCTGCGCCCCGACACCAAGATCCACCTGCTCGGCCCGGCCCACACCGCCGGCCAGGACGGCGACGAACGCGTCACCGCCCTCACCAGCCCCTTCGGCAAGCTCCAGCGCCCCGTCCCGCACGCCGTCGCCGGCGACCTCGTCTGCGCCGCCAAACTCACCACCGCCCGGGCCGGCGACACCGTCCACGACCCCGGACACCCCGTCGAACTCGACGGCTGGACGCTCCCCGAACCCCTGCTCCCGATCGCCGTCGAAGCCCACAGCAAGGCCGACGACGACAAGCTCTCCCAGGCCCTCACCCGCCTCAGCGCCGAGGACCCGGCGCTACGCCTCGAACAGAACCCCGACACCCACCAGCTCGTCCTCTGGTGCACCGGCGAGGCCCACGCCGAGGTCGTCCTCGACCGCCTCCGCACCCGCCACGGCGTCCACGTCGACACCGTCGAACCCAAGGTCGCCCTGCGCGAGACCTTCGGCACCGCCGCCGCCGGCCACGGCCGCCTCGTCAAACAGTCCGGCGGCCACGGCCAGTACGCCATCTGCGACCTGGAGGTCGAACCCCTCCCGGCCGGCTCGGGCTTCGAGTTCCAGGAGCACGTCGTCGGCGGCGCCGTCCCCAAGCACTTCATCCCCTCCGTCGAGAAGGGCGTCCGCGCCCAGCTCGCCAAGGGCATCGCCACCGGACACCCGCTCGTCGACGTCCGGGTCACCCTCACCGACGGCAAGGCCCACTCCGTCGACTCCTCCGACGCGTCCTTCCAGAACGCCGCCGCCCTCGCCCTGCGCGACGCCGCCGAACACGCCGTCATCCGCCTGCTCGAACCCGTCGCCGCCGTCAGCGTCCTGCTGCCCGACGACTACCTCGGCGCCGTCCTCGGCGACCTCTCCGCCCGCCGCGGCCGCGTCCTCGGCACCGAGACCGGCGGCCACGGCCTCACCCTGCTGCGCGCCGAGGTCCCCGAACTCGAACTCGTCCGCTACCCGGTCGACCTGCGCTCCCTCACCCACGGCACCGCCGAGTTCTCCCGCGCCTACCTGCGCCACGAACCCATGCCCGCCGCCCTGGCCGAGCGCTACACCGACTGA
- the pgsA gene encoding phosphatidylinositol phosphate synthase encodes MLNKYARAFFTRVLTPFAAFLIRLGVSPDAVTLIGTAGSVAGALVFFPRGEFFWGTITITLFIFSDLVDGNMARQLGRTSKWGAFLDSTLDRVADAAIFGGLAMWYAGKGDDNLLCAVAIFCLASGLVVSYTKARAESQGLPCDVSGLVERAERLVASLVAAGVAGLHKFGVPYVEWLLPVALWLVAAGSLVTVFQRMLTVRREAFEADRAAAGS; translated from the coding sequence ATGCTCAACAAATACGCGCGTGCCTTCTTCACACGTGTTCTGACCCCGTTCGCCGCGTTCCTGATCCGGCTGGGCGTGAGCCCGGACGCCGTGACGCTGATCGGTACCGCCGGTTCGGTGGCCGGTGCGCTGGTGTTCTTCCCGCGTGGGGAGTTCTTCTGGGGCACCATCACGATCACGCTGTTCATCTTCTCCGACCTGGTGGACGGGAACATGGCCCGCCAGCTGGGCCGGACCAGCAAGTGGGGGGCGTTCCTGGACTCCACGCTGGACCGGGTCGCGGATGCGGCGATCTTCGGCGGGCTGGCGATGTGGTACGCGGGCAAGGGTGACGACAACCTGCTGTGCGCGGTGGCGATCTTCTGCCTGGCGAGCGGACTGGTGGTGTCGTACACCAAGGCGCGGGCGGAGAGCCAGGGCCTGCCGTGTGATGTGTCGGGGCTGGTGGAGCGGGCCGAGCGGCTGGTGGCGAGCCTGGTGGCGGCCGGGGTCGCGGGTCTGCACAAGTTCGGTGTGCCGTACGTGGAGTGGCTGCTGCCGGTGGCGCTGTGGCTGGTCGCGGCGGGCAGCCTGGTGACGGTGTTCCAGCGGATGCTGACCGTGCGCCGCGAGGCGTTCGAGGCCGACCGAGCGGCGGCCGGGAGCTGA
- a CDS encoding YebC/PmpR family DNA-binding transcriptional regulator, with translation MSGHSKWATTKHKKAVIDAKRGKLFAKMIKNIEVAARTGGPDPAGNPTLYDAIQKAKKSSVPIDNINRAVKRGGGLEAGGADYQTIMYEGYGPNGVAVLIECLTDNRNRAASDVRVAMTRNGGSMADPGSVSYLFTRKGVVIVPKADGVDEDKLFEVVLDQEPEEINDLGDSFEIVSEASKMVAVRTALVDAGVDYDSAEANFLPSMQVELDVDGARKILKLIDALEDSDDVQNVFANFDISDEVGAQLDAE, from the coding sequence ATGTCCGGCCACTCTAAGTGGGCTACCACCAAGCACAAGAAGGCCGTGATCGACGCCAAGCGCGGCAAGCTCTTCGCCAAGATGATCAAGAACATCGAGGTGGCGGCGCGCACCGGCGGTCCCGACCCGGCGGGCAACCCGACCCTCTACGACGCCATCCAGAAGGCGAAGAAGAGCTCGGTCCCGATCGACAACATCAACCGCGCCGTCAAGCGCGGTGGCGGTCTGGAGGCCGGCGGCGCCGACTACCAGACCATCATGTACGAGGGCTACGGCCCGAACGGCGTCGCGGTCCTGATCGAGTGCCTCACCGACAACCGCAACCGCGCCGCCTCCGACGTGCGCGTCGCGATGACCCGCAACGGCGGCTCGATGGCCGACCCGGGCTCGGTGTCGTACCTGTTCACCCGCAAGGGTGTCGTCATCGTCCCCAAGGCCGACGGCGTGGACGAGGACAAGCTCTTCGAGGTCGTCCTCGACCAGGAGCCCGAGGAGATCAACGACCTCGGCGACTCGTTCGAGATCGTCTCCGAGGCCTCCAAGATGGTCGCCGTGCGCACCGCGCTGGTGGACGCCGGCGTCGACTACGACTCGGCCGAGGCCAACTTCCTCCCGAGCATGCAGGTCGAGCTGGACGTCGACGGCGCCCGCAAGATCCTCAAGCTGATCGACGCCCTGGAGGACAGCGACGACGTGCAGAACGTCTTCGCCAACTTCGACATCTCCGACGAGGTCGGTGCGCAGCTCGACGCCGAGTGA
- a CDS encoding phosphatidylinositol mannoside acyltransferase, producing the protein MTDRLVYWAYALGWGVLKHLPEPVARGLFDRLADYAWRKRGKRVLQLEANLRRVRPGLEEAALRSLSRAGMRSYLRYWMESFRLPVWSRERVARDVRVEGFEHLRAPMEAGRGAVIALPHMGNWDLAGTWVAQQGYPFTTVAERLKPERLFDRFVAFREGQGMEVLALTGGGVNVIGTLARRLREGRLVCLVGDRDLSEAGIGVSFFGEATRMPAGPAALCQRTGAALLPVTLWYDGPVMRARIHPEVAVPEEGNRKERTQAMTQAMADVWERGIREYPQDWHMLQKFWLADLPVRETVKEAAAVRTEAAPEPAAEASGS; encoded by the coding sequence GTGACGGACCGACTGGTGTACTGGGCGTACGCGCTGGGCTGGGGGGTGCTGAAGCACCTGCCGGAGCCGGTGGCGCGGGGGCTGTTCGACCGGCTGGCGGACTACGCGTGGCGCAAGCGCGGCAAGCGGGTGCTGCAGCTGGAGGCGAACCTGCGCCGGGTCCGGCCGGGGCTGGAGGAGGCGGCGCTGCGGTCGCTGTCGCGGGCCGGGATGCGCTCCTACCTGCGGTACTGGATGGAGTCGTTCCGGCTGCCGGTGTGGAGCCGGGAGCGGGTGGCGCGGGACGTCCGGGTGGAGGGCTTCGAGCACCTGCGGGCGCCGATGGAGGCCGGGCGGGGCGCGGTGATAGCGCTGCCGCACATGGGGAACTGGGACCTGGCGGGTACCTGGGTCGCGCAGCAGGGCTACCCGTTCACCACGGTCGCCGAGCGGTTGAAGCCGGAGCGGCTGTTCGACCGGTTCGTGGCGTTCCGGGAGGGCCAGGGCATGGAGGTCCTGGCGTTGACCGGTGGCGGGGTGAACGTGATCGGCACGCTGGCGCGGCGGCTGCGCGAGGGCCGGCTGGTGTGCCTGGTGGGGGACCGGGACCTGTCGGAGGCGGGCATCGGGGTGTCGTTCTTCGGCGAGGCGACCCGGATGCCGGCCGGTCCGGCGGCGCTGTGCCAGCGGACCGGGGCGGCGCTGCTGCCGGTGACGCTCTGGTACGACGGTCCGGTGATGAGGGCGCGGATCCACCCCGAGGTGGCGGTGCCCGAGGAGGGCAACCGCAAGGAGCGCACGCAGGCGATGACCCAGGCGATGGCGGACGTGTGGGAGCGCGGGATCCGCGAGTACCCGCAGGACTGGCACATGCTGCAGAAGTTCTGGCTCGCCGACCTTCCCGTCCGTGAGACGGTGAAGGAGGCGGCCGCGGTGCGCACGGAGGCGGCTCCGGAGCCGGCGGCCGAGGCCTCCGGGTCCTGA
- a CDS encoding 5-carboxymethyl-2-hydroxymuconate Delta-isomerase codes for MPQISVDYSSGLAGSFDRRALGLAINRLAVKTIDAKPEACKTLFRASDDFVVGEAEEPAAQVYVEFQIFPGRTPEAKAALSEGVLALLAEHVAPAAGTRLYTAVNISDIDRESYRSTTAAG; via the coding sequence ATGCCGCAGATCTCCGTCGACTACTCGTCCGGCCTGGCCGGTTCCTTCGACCGCCGGGCGCTGGGCCTGGCGATCAACCGGCTCGCGGTGAAGACGATCGACGCCAAGCCGGAGGCGTGCAAGACGCTGTTCCGGGCGAGCGACGACTTCGTGGTGGGGGAGGCCGAGGAGCCCGCCGCGCAGGTGTACGTCGAGTTCCAGATCTTCCCGGGCCGCACGCCGGAGGCGAAGGCGGCGCTCAGCGAGGGCGTACTGGCGCTGCTGGCCGAGCACGTCGCGCCGGCGGCCGGCACCCGGCTGTACACCGCGGTGAACATCTCGGACATCGATCGGGAGAGCTACCGCAGCACGACCGCCGCAGGCTGA
- the ruvB gene encoding Holliday junction branch migration DNA helicase RuvB yields MYDSEPADRLVTAAADGEDQAVEAALRPKLLDEFIGQERVREQLSLVLQAARKRGSAPDHVLLSGPPGLGKTTLSMIIAAELGAPIRITSGPAIQHAGDLAAILSSLTEGEVLFLDEIHRMSRPAEEMLYMAMEDFRVDVIVGKGPGATAIPLELPPFTLVGATTRAGLLPPPLRDRFGFTGHMEFYAPSELQRVVHRSAALLDVEIDPAGAAEIAGRSRGTPRIANRLLRRVRDYAQVRHDGVVTPEIAAQALDVYEVDARGLDRLDRAVLDALLRLFGGGPVGLSTLAVAVGEESETVEEVAEPFLVREGLLARTPRGRIATAAAWQHLGLTPPAQAGSAQTSRGSVPAQSELFPADES; encoded by the coding sequence ATGTACGACTCGGAACCCGCCGACCGGCTGGTCACGGCGGCCGCCGATGGTGAGGACCAGGCGGTGGAGGCGGCGCTGCGCCCCAAGCTGCTGGACGAGTTCATCGGCCAGGAGCGGGTGCGCGAGCAGCTGTCCCTGGTGCTCCAGGCCGCCCGCAAGCGCGGCAGCGCACCCGACCACGTGCTGCTGAGCGGGCCGCCCGGGCTGGGCAAGACCACCCTGTCCATGATCATCGCCGCCGAGCTGGGCGCCCCGATCCGGATCACCTCCGGCCCGGCCATCCAGCACGCGGGGGACCTCGCGGCGATCCTCTCCTCGCTCACCGAGGGCGAGGTGCTCTTCCTCGACGAGATCCACCGGATGTCCCGGCCGGCCGAGGAGATGCTCTACATGGCGATGGAGGACTTCCGGGTCGACGTGATCGTCGGCAAGGGCCCGGGCGCGACCGCCATCCCGCTGGAGCTGCCGCCCTTCACCCTGGTCGGCGCCACCACCCGGGCCGGCCTGCTGCCGCCCCCGCTGCGGGACCGCTTCGGCTTCACCGGGCACATGGAGTTCTACGCCCCGAGCGAGCTGCAGCGGGTGGTGCACCGCTCGGCGGCCCTGCTGGACGTCGAGATAGACCCGGCCGGCGCCGCCGAGATCGCCGGGCGCTCGCGTGGCACCCCGCGCATCGCCAACCGGCTGCTGCGCCGGGTCCGCGACTACGCGCAGGTGCGGCACGACGGCGTGGTCACTCCCGAGATCGCCGCCCAGGCGCTGGACGTCTACGAGGTGGACGCCCGTGGTCTGGACCGGCTGGACCGTGCGGTGCTGGACGCGCTGCTGCGGCTGTTCGGCGGCGGCCCGGTCGGTTTGTCGACACTCGCGGTCGCCGTGGGGGAGGAGTCCGAGACGGTCGAGGAGGTGGCGGAGCCCTTCCTGGTGCGCGAGGGCCTGCTCGCCCGGACCCCGCGCGGGCGGATCGCCACCGCCGCCGCCTGGCAGCACCTGGGCCTGACCCCGCCGGCCCAGGCAGGGTCGGCCCAGACCTCGCGCGGCAGCGTGCCGGCCCAGTCGGAGCTGTTCCCCGCCGACGAAAGTTGA
- the pdxS gene encoding pyridoxal 5'-phosphate synthase lyase subunit PdxS — MSTTPTTADQPQIGTARVKRGMAEQLKGGVIMDVVNAEQAKIAEDAGAVAVMALERVPADIRKDGGVARMSDPNMIEEIIEAVSIPVMAKSRIGHFVEAQVLQSLGVDYIDESEVLTPADEVNHSDKWAFTTPFVCGATNLGEALRRIAEGAAMIRSKGEAGTGNVVEAVRHLRQIKNEIAKLRGFDNNELYAAAKELRAPYELVKEVAELGKLPVVLFSAGGVATPADAALMRQLGAEGVFVGSGIFKSGDPAKRAAAIVKATTFFDDPKIIADASRNLGEAMVGINCDTLPETERYANRGW, encoded by the coding sequence GTGTCCACCACCCCCACCACCGCAGACCAGCCGCAGATCGGCACCGCCCGGGTCAAGCGCGGCATGGCCGAGCAGCTCAAGGGCGGTGTGATCATGGACGTGGTCAACGCCGAGCAGGCCAAGATCGCCGAGGACGCCGGCGCGGTGGCCGTCATGGCGCTTGAGCGGGTTCCGGCCGACATCCGCAAGGATGGCGGCGTGGCCCGCATGTCCGACCCGAACATGATCGAGGAGATCATCGAGGCGGTCTCCATCCCGGTGATGGCCAAGTCCCGCATCGGTCACTTCGTCGAGGCCCAGGTCCTGCAGTCGCTGGGTGTCGACTACATCGACGAGTCCGAGGTGCTGACCCCGGCCGACGAGGTCAACCACTCGGACAAGTGGGCCTTCACCACTCCCTTCGTCTGCGGCGCCACCAACCTGGGCGAGGCCCTGCGCCGCATCGCCGAGGGTGCGGCCATGATCCGTTCGAAGGGTGAGGCCGGCACCGGCAACGTGGTCGAGGCCGTCCGCCACCTGCGCCAGATCAAGAACGAGATCGCCAAGCTGCGCGGCTTCGACAACAACGAGCTGTACGCCGCCGCCAAGGAGCTGCGCGCCCCGTACGAGCTGGTCAAGGAGGTCGCCGAGCTCGGCAAGCTGCCGGTCGTGCTGTTCTCCGCCGGTGGCGTGGCCACCCCGGCCGACGCCGCGCTGATGCGCCAGCTGGGCGCCGAGGGCGTCTTCGTCGGCTCCGGCATCTTCAAGTCGGGCGACCCGGCCAAGCGCGCCGCCGCCATCGTGAAGGCCACCACCTTCTTCGACGACCCGAAGATCATCGCGGACGCCTCCCGCAACCTCGGCGAGGCCATGGTCGGCATCAACTGCGACACCCTGCCGGAGACCGAGCGCTACGCCAACCGCGGCTGGTAA
- the ruvC gene encoding crossover junction endodeoxyribonuclease RuvC has translation MRVLGVDPGLTRCGVGVVEGAPGRPLRMAGVGVVRTPAEAEIGQRLLLVEQGIEAWLDEHQPDLVAVERVFAQHNVRTVMGTAQASAVAMLCATRRGIPVTLHTPSEVKAAVTGSGRADKAQVTAMVQRLLRLDAPPKPADAADALALAICHIWRGGATNRLEAAVLAARATPRSTPRSTPLRGTIR, from the coding sequence GTGCGGGTACTGGGCGTGGACCCGGGGCTGACCAGGTGCGGGGTCGGCGTGGTCGAGGGCGCGCCGGGCCGGCCGTTGCGGATGGCCGGGGTCGGCGTGGTGCGCACGCCCGCCGAGGCCGAGATCGGGCAGCGGCTGCTCCTGGTCGAGCAGGGGATCGAGGCCTGGCTGGACGAGCACCAGCCCGACCTGGTCGCCGTCGAGCGGGTCTTCGCCCAGCACAACGTGCGCACCGTGATGGGCACCGCGCAGGCCAGCGCGGTCGCGATGCTCTGCGCGACGCGCCGCGGCATCCCCGTCACCCTGCACACCCCGAGCGAGGTCAAGGCAGCCGTCACCGGCTCCGGCCGGGCCGACAAGGCCCAGGTCACGGCCATGGTGCAGCGCCTGCTGCGGCTGGACGCCCCGCCCAAGCCCGCGGACGCCGCCGACGCCCTGGCGCTGGCGATCTGCCACATCTGGCGCGGCGGGGCGACCAACCGGCTTGAGGCTGCCGTCCTGGCCGCCCGCGCCACGCCCCGCTCCACCCCGCGCTCCACGCCCCTGAGAGGAACAATCCGGTGA
- the pdxT gene encoding pyridoxal 5'-phosphate synthase glutaminase subunit PdxT encodes MSTPVIGVLALQGDVREHLVALAEADALARPVRRAEELAEVDALVIPGGESTTMSKLALLFGVMGPLRERVAAGMPVYGTCAGMIMLADKILDGREDQETVGGIDMTVRRNAFGRQNESFESGIAFKGMDDAPVHGVFIRAPWVEAVGAGVEVLAELPAADGPESRIVAVRQGNLLATSFHPELTGDHRVHGYFVRMVEEHLSAAK; translated from the coding sequence GTGAGCACTCCAGTCATCGGCGTCCTCGCCCTGCAGGGCGACGTCCGCGAGCACCTCGTGGCGCTGGCCGAGGCCGACGCGCTCGCCCGCCCGGTGCGCCGTGCCGAGGAACTGGCCGAGGTCGACGCGCTGGTGATCCCCGGCGGGGAGTCGACCACCATGTCCAAGCTGGCGCTGCTGTTCGGCGTGATGGGCCCGCTGCGCGAGCGCGTCGCCGCCGGGATGCCGGTGTACGGCACCTGCGCGGGCATGATCATGCTGGCGGACAAGATCCTCGACGGCCGCGAGGACCAGGAGACCGTCGGCGGCATCGACATGACGGTGCGCCGCAACGCCTTCGGCCGGCAGAACGAGTCCTTCGAGTCCGGGATCGCCTTCAAGGGCATGGACGACGCGCCGGTGCACGGCGTCTTCATCCGCGCCCCCTGGGTCGAGGCGGTCGGCGCGGGCGTCGAGGTCCTGGCCGAGCTGCCCGCCGCGGACGGCCCGGAGAGCCGGATCGTCGCCGTGCGCCAGGGCAACCTGCTGGCCACCTCCTTCCACCCGGAGCTGACCGGCGACCACCGGGTGCACGGGTACTTCGTGCGGATGGTCGAGGAGCACCTCAGCGCCGCGAAGTGA
- the ruvA gene encoding Holliday junction branch migration protein RuvA yields the protein MIAFVQGPVAAISAGTAVVEVGGVGMAVQCTPNTLAGLRLGEPARLATSLVVREDSLTLFGFADDDERAVFEILQAAPGVGPKLAQAILGVHSPDALRAAVAGGDEKALVAVPGIGKAKAAKLLLEYKDKLGAPHGAVPAQKPLAAGPAPWSEQLHSALTGLGYAPREADEAVAAVTPEAEAQQTPDVGALLRLALRGLNRAR from the coding sequence GTGATCGCCTTCGTGCAAGGGCCCGTGGCGGCCATCTCCGCCGGGACGGCGGTGGTCGAGGTCGGCGGGGTGGGCATGGCGGTGCAGTGCACTCCGAACACCCTGGCCGGCCTGCGGCTGGGCGAGCCGGCCCGGCTGGCGACCTCGCTGGTGGTCCGGGAGGACTCGCTGACCCTCTTCGGGTTCGCGGACGACGACGAGCGCGCCGTCTTCGAGATCCTGCAGGCCGCGCCGGGTGTCGGCCCCAAGCTGGCGCAGGCGATCCTCGGGGTGCACAGCCCCGACGCGCTGCGGGCCGCGGTCGCCGGCGGGGACGAGAAGGCGCTGGTCGCCGTGCCCGGCATCGGCAAGGCCAAGGCGGCCAAGCTGTTGCTGGAATACAAGGACAAGCTCGGCGCCCCGCACGGCGCGGTGCCCGCGCAGAAGCCGCTCGCGGCCGGCCCGGCGCCGTGGAGCGAGCAGCTGCACTCCGCGCTGACCGGTCTCGGCTACGCCCCGCGCGAGGCGGACGAGGCGGTCGCGGCCGTCACCCCGGAGGCGGAGGCGCAGCAGACGCCGGACGTCGGGGCGCTGCTGCGGCTCGCGCTGCGCGGCCTCAACCGGGCCCGCTGA
- the yajC gene encoding preprotein translocase subunit YajC, giving the protein MNLIILLLPIIAIVLMFRSQKKRQSQMQQMQTALEPGAGVRTIGGLYAQVKAVNDETVELEIAPGVVTHFTKSAIAAVLDPQEYDAIINGRPADDELPEPEAEDADAAPVEDKPLTLTKDSAAKGDAEGGAPASK; this is encoded by the coding sequence GTGAACCTCATCATCCTTCTCCTCCCGATCATCGCGATCGTGCTCATGTTCCGGTCGCAGAAGAAGCGCCAGTCGCAGATGCAGCAGATGCAGACGGCGCTGGAGCCGGGGGCCGGAGTGCGCACCATCGGCGGTCTGTACGCCCAGGTGAAGGCGGTCAACGACGAGACCGTCGAGCTGGAGATCGCGCCCGGCGTGGTCACCCACTTCACCAAGAGCGCGATCGCGGCCGTCCTGGACCCCCAGGAGTACGACGCGATCATCAACGGCCGCCCCGCCGACGACGAGCTCCCCGAGCCGGAGGCCGAGGACGCCGACGCCGCGCCGGTCGAGGACAAGCCGCTGACGCTGACCAAGGACAGCGCCGCGAAGGGCGATGCCGAGGGCGGGGCTCCCGCGAGCAAGTAG
- a CDS encoding glycosyltransferase family 4 protein, protein MKIGIVCPYDWDVPGGVQFHIRDLAEHLIGLGHEVSVLAPAEDDEALPPYVVSAGRAVAVPYNGSVARLSFGILSAARVRRWLHDGRFDILHVHEPASPSLSMLAAWSATGPMVGTFHTSNPRSRAMIAASPILQPGLEKMRARIAVSEYARRTLVEHLGGDAVVIPNGVDVGFFADAEPDGRWMGHAAKGEPGTIGFIGRINEPRKGLPTLLAALPGILAERPGVRLLVAGKGDEEEAVAGLAPEVRRQVEFLGMVSDEEKARLLRSVDLYVAPNTGGESFGIILVEAMSAGAPVLASDLDAFKQVLDGGDAGELFPVEDADALARTALRLLGDPARLEELRKAASRHVRRFDWSTVGADILAVYETVTAGAAAVVEEDERSGRWSRFGLARD, encoded by the coding sequence GTGAAGATCGGCATCGTCTGCCCGTACGACTGGGACGTCCCCGGTGGGGTCCAGTTCCACATCCGGGACTTGGCCGAGCATCTGATCGGCCTGGGGCACGAGGTGTCGGTGCTGGCGCCGGCCGAGGACGACGAGGCGCTGCCGCCGTACGTGGTCTCGGCCGGGCGGGCGGTGGCGGTGCCGTACAACGGGTCGGTGGCGCGGCTGAGCTTCGGCATCCTGTCGGCGGCGCGGGTGCGGCGGTGGCTGCACGACGGGCGCTTCGACATCCTGCACGTGCACGAGCCGGCCTCGCCGAGCCTGTCGATGCTGGCCGCCTGGTCGGCGACCGGGCCGATGGTGGGGACCTTCCACACCTCCAACCCGCGCTCGCGGGCGATGATCGCGGCCTCGCCGATCCTGCAGCCCGGCCTGGAGAAGATGCGGGCCCGGATCGCGGTGTCGGAGTACGCCCGCCGGACCCTGGTGGAGCACCTGGGCGGGGACGCGGTGGTGATCCCCAACGGCGTGGACGTGGGCTTCTTCGCGGACGCGGAGCCGGACGGGCGCTGGATGGGCCACGCGGCGAAGGGGGAGCCGGGCACGATCGGCTTCATCGGCCGGATCAACGAACCGCGCAAGGGCCTGCCGACGCTGCTGGCGGCGCTGCCCGGGATCCTGGCCGAGCGTCCGGGGGTGCGGCTGCTGGTGGCGGGCAAGGGCGACGAGGAGGAGGCCGTCGCGGGCCTGGCGCCGGAGGTGCGCCGGCAGGTGGAGTTCCTCGGGATGGTGAGCGACGAGGAGAAGGCCCGGCTGCTGCGCAGCGTGGACCTGTACGTGGCGCCGAACACCGGGGGCGAGAGCTTCGGGATCATCCTGGTCGAGGCGATGTCGGCGGGCGCCCCGGTGCTGGCGAGCGACCTGGACGCGTTCAAGCAGGTGCTCGACGGCGGGGACGCCGGCGAGCTGTTCCCGGTGGAGGACGCGGACGCGCTGGCCCGTACGGCGCTGCGGTTGCTGGGCGATCCGGCGCGGCTGGAGGAGCTGCGGAAGGCGGCCTCGCGGCACGTGCGGCGGTTCGACTGGTCGACGGTCGGCGCGGACATCCTGGCGGTGTACGAGACGGTCACGGCGGGGGCCGCAGCGGTGGTCGAGGAGGACGAGCGCAGCGGGCGGTGGAGCCGGTTCGGGTTGGCCCGGGACTGA